From the genome of Candidatus Poribacteria bacterium:
GGTAGAGACTACCAAATCCGTTCAGTCCTTGGCGGTTTCTGGAAACAATCTCTATATAGGGACAGGACCGGATCTTTATGAATTCAATGAAGATATTGATCCCGTGGCAATGGGACAGATATTGGGACAAATGTTCATCAACAATAAAGGGGCATACGAGATTTTCCACTCAACTGATTTGGGAGATTCGTGGACTGAGATAACGCCCACAAAAAGATCTATTACCAGAATAATATCACTGGGTATCAGAGTCGTGGCTGTCGGTGATACGCTCTTGGCACTTGGGATGGGTGGATTTCGTTCAACCGACCGCGGACAAACGTGGACAGAGTTCGCCTTTAATGAGAATTCAATGACATTAGGTATATTTCCAGCTGTGGCCGTAAACGAAAATACCTTTTTCAAGGTGGACCCTTTCGGTGCTACACGTTCAATTGATGGTGGCGCGTCATGGCATCGCTTTATGGCAAATACGGTGGGGACCAGAATACTGGATTTAGTGGAATTTAAAAATGGTCTCTACGCCAATACCGGCAGAACTGTTGTCAAATCGTTTGACGGTGGGGAGTCCTGGAAACGTGTTTTTGTTGATTTTAGTGTCTCTGCACTTGAACCGATAGAGAAGAAAAACCTCACAGATCGAGTCCATCATCCAAAGTTAGCGGTTGCCGATGGTGTGTTTTACATTGTTACACCGGAAAAAAGCAAACTGCGCGTTTTCCGTATGTCTGTTGACGGCTACACACTAACTTCAATTGCAGGCATGCCCGTTTTGGGAAAAGATGTTTCCAGAAATGTACAAGAGGCAGAGCAGGACGAAGCGTATGAAGAAGTTATGGCAGATGACACCGCTAATACCATCGAAAAAGCAGGTAAGGTAACTGGTATGTTCAGCGATCTCCTTGAAGCACTACAAGAGGAGAAGGAAGATCAGGAATTGGCGGAGGCTGGTGGATTTGCTGTCAGTGGAGATACATTTTACCTCGAATATAAACGAGGACTTTTCAAATGGAAACCGGGCGAACCAGAATGGGTGCATACGGGGTTAATAGATGCCAGTGAACAGAATGATGACGAACTTGACAGAGGATTCCAATTAGCGGTTTCTGGGAAGACGATCTACGTAGGGAAACGCGACGGTCATCTTTTTCGATCACTCGATGGCGGGGATACATGGAGAGACTTAACTCCAAATTTACCGCTCCGTTTTATACGTTTCAATGAGATAGTCTTCGCGAATTCAACGGTGTATGTCGCCACGGACGCAGGTGTTTTGGCATCGCAAACTGGAGAAGATTGGCGCGCGATAACCGATAAGGTGGGAACGCACATTGTCATAGATCGCTTGGCTGTGGCAGGCACGGAGGTTTATGGTGCTGGCGATGCTGGGGTCTACCGGTTGAACAGTCGGAATAGATGGGAAAAAATCTCGCCGGAAGTTCCAGATGGTGTTGTTGCTCTTGTTATCAATGGTAAGAGACTTTATGTAGCTACCGAACAGCGCGGGATGTTTCACGTCTCGCTCGAAACAGAAAATGATTTATTAACGCAATAGGACTTACGCGAAATTGAGCCGGAACGCGTCTCTTGCTATGGGATAAGACAGTTACCCTCATGGAGTGCGTAAGTCCTACTCAAAAAATTAACATCCAAACTTAACATCCAAACATGGAGCGGAGGTGTTTACAAACCTCACCCTCCTAAGGAGAAAACAATGAAAAAGCAATGTTTACACGCATCCTTCATCGCGTTTGTGCTTCTGACAACGCTTCTATTTGCCGGTTTTAATGTGGCAGAATCCGAACAGACACCCACAGATACGCCGCCGCAAAAATTTGAAAACACACCGGTTGTTCCGAACAACAGTATCCTGAACCTAATTCCGAAAGAGACTTTGGGGATTGTCTACTGCCCCAACATACTGGAAGCGGATAATAGGATTAACGCACTGATAACAGAACTTGCCCCTGAATCCGAGGCACTCGAGATACCGGCGAAAGCCTTGGCGCATATCTTCCCGGCGGAACTTTTGACGGATATTTTCGTGGATAAATTTGAAGGTTTAACCGATTTTGAAAAAATCGGATTGGATCTAAATCAAGACTTCGCAATTTTTATTACCAGTTTGCAGCCACTGCATCTCTCCGCACTCATGCGTCTGACAGATCCTGGGGTAATGAAACGGGCACTTGAAGCGGAAGGAAGCACACCCATGAAATATAAAAGCGTAACCTATTGGAACACCACGAAAGGGAACCAAAGTTTTGCTATTTTAGGGGATACCCTCGTTTTTTCAATGCCCTCTGGGGCTTGTGAAAACGTTATTGATACCTATAATGGGGCGCGACAGGCTATCACACAGAACCCAAATTACAGCACTTTCCTTGCCGACATTCTGGCAGAGGACGATCAGGTGGGAGTCTGCTTTGATATTGCTAACCTTACTGCCACCCTTGATCTTCCGCTTGGGGAAGCATTGGAATCCATCACGGATACCCTCAAGGAAGGAGACGACGCATCCAAGACAGTTGCATCCTTCCTCGATGATCTACCCGTAGAGCAAGTAGAATTCATTGAGCAGTTGCTGTCTATAAGCACCAGAATTGAAATAGAGGGAACCAATCTTCAAATCAAGCCGTTCCTAAGATTCGGAAGCGATAGTGAATTTTTGGAAATCTTGGAAGAGAGGTCTGATGAATTGGCTTTCCTCGATGAGCTCCCAAATCGCGCAGCTACGAATGGTGCCGTTCAAGGTTGTCCACGGTTGCTGAGCGAATTGGGTAGGCTCTGGTTCCCTATTTTACCAAACAGAACTCCAGAACAGCAGGCGCAACAGGAGTCACTCCTCGAACACGTGAAAGATTTTCATGAATCTCTCGTGGATCAATGCAGTGTTTCTGCCGCTTTTGGAGATAACATTTCACCGGATTATCTGTTCATTTATGAACTGAAAGATGAACACGCTGCTAAAGTTTATATGGATGAGATATTTCTGGAACAACTCAATGATCAAGGCATTCATGCAGGTAAATCAATAATGCATAACCGCGTTGAGATTAAAAGTTACGTCTTTCCCAGTCTCAAAGAGCCACTTCCAGTGGAGTTGCCAGAAGAAATTTCTGGTTTGATCCCGACCGAATGGCACTGGTCTTACGCGTTCACTGAGGGGCAGCTGCTTTTCTCAGCGGGTACGGGTCCAGAATCAATTCAAATGGCACTTGATAGAAGATTCGGAAACGAGGAAAGGTTTTCTGATCATCCGAGTTATCAGAAACTCGTTGAGAATTTGGGGACTGATAACAACATTTTCGTTGCGATCTCCCCAACTATCGCTGCTAAAAATTCTGCGTCGATATTAGGCGGTATGGACCCAGACAATGCGGGGATGCAACTTATTGCGGGACTCTTCATGAGTCTGCCGGAGAACTACAGTATCGGTCTTTCTGCCAAAAAACGGGACAGTAGCAGCATTGGTGCGAAACTGTTCATTAATCTCGGTGATTTCAAACAGCTTATACAAATGATGACGATGATGGGTCAAATGGTCCAGATGCAAGAGATGCAATAAGTTGGAAAAAAATCCAGATTAGTTTGCTTCGCAGTGAGAATTATCGGTAGGCGAGGTTTCCCAACCTCGCCTCTTTAGTTTGTCCAATTATAGTAAAACCCGAAAATAAGAGGGCACTTTGGAAAACACAAAACACCTCACCACCGCTGGCGAGGTTTGTAACCTCGCCCTTCTACAATGTCTAATTAATTGTAGGTTTTACTATAATTCTAAAATCCACTAATGTTTGTGTTTTTTGCAGAATTATGCACCAGTTTCACTTCTAAGTCGCGTCACTATAGGTGATCGGAGGATAAGCATCGCCCTTCCTACCCCTATTCTCCTCCTTTCCGCAAAAATTCTATCTTTTTTCAGAATTAAGCAACCGTTTTGCCCCTAAATTGCGTCACTATAGTTTGATATGTTCTGAATCAAACTATCGCTTTCTGGAGGTGCCTGATGAAAAATGACGATGTTGCACTTATTCGGCGAATTCTCGCTGGTGATGAAATCGCTTTTGCTGAACTTGTGAAAAGATACCAAAAGCCGGTTCACACATTGGCGTGGCGAAAAATTGGAGATTTCCATATCGCCGAGGACATTACCCAAGAGGTCTTCCTGAAAGTGTACCAAGGACTTCGGACGCTGAAACATCCGAAACAGTTTTCTGGGTGGCTCTATGTGATTACGGCAAATTTATGTGCCACGTGGCTCCGCAAAAAACGGATACAAACACAACCTTTGGAGGACGCAGAGAGAACAATGCCACAAAGAGACGCTTATTCCCGACACGTCGTAGAAGAGCGGACAAACACCGCAGCTGAATCACAACGCGAAGTGGTCAAGAAGCTGCTCGCGAAGTTGAAAGAGAGCGAACGCACAGTGATGGCACTTCACTACCTTGGTGAGATGACGGTTGAAGAGATCAGCCAATTTTTAGGCGTGTCGGCAAGCACAATTAAAAGTCGTCTCAGACGTGCCAGACAACGTTTACAAAAGGAGGAGACAATGATTAGAGAAGCACTCGACCATTTTCAGATATCCCCGAACCTAACCGATAATATCATGCGAGAAGTCGCACATCTGAAACCTGCCGGACCTTCTGGCAGTAAGCCGCTCGTGCCGTGGGCGATTGCTGTTTCCACGTTAGCGGTGGTGGTGTTGATGTTGGGTGTAAGCAGTCGATATTTAGCGCGTTTCCAGAAACCTTACAGTTTCAGTGCTGCATCAGAGATGAAGGTTGAACTGATTGATGCCCCCGTTGTGCTGAATCTTGAATCCGAACCGGATGACCGAACGCAATTTGGAAATGCCAACGCGCAGGGTAAAAACAATGGATCTGACCAGCAAGTCAATAACGCCGCTCCGCTTGACATAGAGACAATTATCACGAAGATGAAGCACTACGATAATTCCGTCATCTCCGTAACCGGTCATTTCGTCATGGAACATCATCAAGATTCGGGAATTGGAAAAAAGGAATATACACTGATGTTTGAAGGTGAGAAAGTCCAAATGGAGCAGGAAGAGGGATGGCCTATCATAGGGTATTGGGATGGAGAACGCTCCTGGGAGGGAGCAAAAAACAGAAGGATGATTTTTGAATTTGAAATTGTCCCCGGCAAGAAGAAAACTGAGCTTGAGTCGATTCGACAAGCATTCAAGCATAACGGTATTGACCTCGCAGACGATGTAAGCCTCATTGATGGTGACGAGCCAGAGAGTTTTACACTTGTTGAGAATGAGACAGGAACAACTTACTTTTTCTGGTTGGAGGGAGAGACGACACTGTTAGTTTATGATTATCATCTCGAATATAGTGTTCGTCCTCAGTGGTTGGTTCCTTCTAACTATGATCCGAGATTTTGGCTTACCTTTCCAAGCCTCGGTTCAAACAATTCCTATCTATCTGAACCGTTATGGCATTTGCTTGAAAAATATGAGTGTGAAATTATTGGGAGCGAGGTATTAAACGGTGAAAAGACATCCGTTATTCGTCTAAATATACCTGCTTGGTCCACGGAAAACTTTAAAAAAGCTGCTGAGTCCTATAAACTCTGGATTTCTCATGATAAAGGTTTTCGACTGGTTAAGTCAGAACGAGCGTTTACCGTAGAGAATCCGACGGAATGGAGCCCCTTCAAACAGGGTGTAACTTATATCAGGACCCGAACAATTGAACATCACGAATACCTGCCGGATGTCTGGTTTCCTAAGAAAATTGAGTCGTCTACTGTTCCAAAGGCATCACCGGAACAACAAAATGAAGCGGATTTCATTTACAAAAGTGTTCTTCTTACGAAGCAGTGTCAGTTAAACACTGGTGTTACAGCGTTCCTGAGTCTGAGTTTACCTCCTGATACACCTGTTTTCGATTATGGGGAGGGTCAACCGAGTTCAGCAGGTGGTGTGCTAAACCCTAAGCCCAAACCGGATATCCTGACGCAATATGAATCTGATGAGCAAGTCTATGATCCCGCGCCGCATGATCTACAAACGGTCATCGCTAAGATGAAGCACTATGATAGTGCTATCCTGTCAGCAAGTGGTGACTTCGTCATTGAGCACCATATAGGTTCAGGGATCGCGAAAACGCAATATGCATTGACGTTTGAGGGGAAGAAAATCCGGGTAGAACAAAAAAGGGATTTTCCTACCTTAGATAAGGATTTGCCGCTGATAAAAAAGCTGTTGCCGCTGGTAAAGATTTACGACGGAGAACGGCAATGGGAGATATATAAATACAAAAAGCTGCTCTTTAGTGTTGAGATTACACCTGACGAAGAAAAGACAGGCATCAAGGCAATTCGACAGGCGTTCAAGCAACAAAGTATTGAACTTGCTGGTGATGTTCGCATCGTCGCAAGTGAACAGCCGGATAGTTACACGCTTATTGAGAACCAGACAGGTAAATCCTATTTTATCTTATGGGAAGCAGATACAACTCTGAAGGTTTATGATCTCCATCATCTCGAATATGGTGTTTGGTACCAGAAGAATATCCTTTCCGACTTTGATCCGAGATATTGGCTTACTTACCGAAGTGAAGATGCAAGTGCTTATCTCACCGAACCGCTTTGGCAACTCCTTGAAAAGCATGAAAGTAAACTTCTCGGTAGTGAATCACTGAACGGCGAAGAAACTTCTGTTATCCGACTGAATTTACCTAAGCAGTCCCTTAAACTCTGGGTTTCTCACAACAAAGGTTTCCGGTTGGTTCAATTGGAAAGAGCATTTATCGCTAAGAATCCGATGGGTTCAGTGGAATGGGAGCACTTCAAAGTCGGTGATATCTATGTAGAGAAACGGAAAATAGATCACCACGAATACCTGCCGGGTGTCTGGTTTCCTAAGAAAATTGAACGGTACTATGCCCAGATAACAGATCCGGATCCGCAACGCAAGAATCAAGTCATTCTAAAGACTGTGGTACACACGAAGCGATGTCAATTAAACACGGATGTCGCTGGGTTACTCCGTTTAGACTTACCCTCCGATGCGCATGTTTTGGGTTTAAAGCCAGAACCTGATGCGCCAACAGCGGAAAAAATCGCATTTTTGCGTCAAGAAATTCCGCGAACTCTTAATCTCCGTCTTGACATGTTAAAATTGGTTGAGGAGCTTGCCGAATTTCACGCGAAAGATCCGGACCTCTCTCTGCTAAGGGGTCAAGTCTATGAGGAATCACGTAAACTCATTTGGATTATCTCTAATTTGGGTCATCGTTATAATCGACTCACCAATGATGACTCAGCTTTCGAGTCAGGCGGTGAATTTCACGACCTCATGAAACAAAACGGCATCGGCATTTCCAGAGAATAGTGGAATAACACTGAATCCGAGAATAGCGATGATTTGTTGTTAGGCGAGGCACAAGTGCCTCGCCTTCAGTAAAATGCTGGTGAGTGGTGGTAGAGATGGCACCCTGCTATTGTGGGAAATCACACCTGACCCAACTGATTAAAATTAACCCAAGTTGCTACTAACAGGTTTTGCACATTTCACAAAGATTTTCGTCTCTTTCCCCACCCCGTAGGGGTGTTATTGCTTCGCAGTGAGAATAGAAACGGTGTATTTACGCGACCGCACTCCGTATGAGGTTTAATAAATAAATTGGGTAATTGTGGAAACCACGCAACGTGCGATGAATCGCACTACTACGAACCGATCTGCTTGTTATCACACGCCCCAGAATTACCCGATTAAATTCTTAATCTTCATTAGGAGTGCTATGTCTATAAATTTGCGTTATATTATTTAACTCATGTTAACAGAATCGGAGAAAACGATGCCGAAAGTGTTTGCCAAATCAATCTTTTCGTTTCTGGCACTACTACTTTCTATTATTAACATAGGGTGCAGTTCAAAGAGTCTTGATCAAAGTCAGCAAAATATTCTTGAGCAGCCTGAAAAAAACGCACCTGAACAGCATCAAAAGACGGTTCCCTCCATAAAACCGGAAGAGATGAGCATTTTCACCGTTATAGAGCTCGAGGATTTGGAATATCCAACACTCTCGGCTTCTATCCAATTACCCTTTCGTGTTCGTCCAAACAACACTGTCATCCTCTCAGAAAAACACGCATACCTCACGACTGAACGCCACCTGCACGTCATTGATGTTTCTATCCCACAACGTCCTTCCTATCTAACATCTCTTGAGTTCCCTGATAGAATCGGCAAAGTCCTT
Proteins encoded in this window:
- a CDS encoding sigma-70 family RNA polymerase sigma factor; this translates as MKNNDVQLIQQILDGDDNAFSELVKKYEKPVHALVWRKLGDFHTAEEITQDTFLKAYQRLATLKKPQRFAGWLYVIAANNCSTWLRKKRLRMQSLEETSVSQLEKATYSGYVVEENERTTAEVQREVVKKLLAKLQESERTVMTLHYFSEMSAAEIGEFLGVSVNTIKSRLQRARQRLRKEEPLIREALENFKITPHLTENIMREVSRMKPAAPSGGKPLMPWAISAATAIVIFLMMGVGSEYLARFQRPYNVDAESETTIEIIDAPIVLDTQAKPDLRNQAGRFDTIGKNVGAGRQLSEPATLGAAQVEKEVRPSTKHQWIQASGPEGGAISGLLASSSGDVYAASSIGIYRLSPDAQAWTLVNTTVPTTDPSNSEPSGLIPMAERGDVLYLVSIDKVFASTDRGETWKSVGVRPKGSAVGLVVTDKALYLGLREKGVFRYTDTDKQWTSLTDGALDGKMFALTALEDTVFVGTNRGLYRLSSGVWEKLSVETTKSVQSLAVSGNNLYIGTGPDLYEFNEDIDPVAMGQILGQMFINNKGAYEIFHSTDLGDSWTEITPTKRSITRIISLGIRVVAVGDTLLALGMGGFRSTDRGQTWTEFAFNENSMTLGIFPAVAVNENTFFKVDPFGATRSIDGGASWHRFMANTVGTRILDLVEFKNGLYANTGRTVVKSFDGGESWKRVFVDFSVSALEPIEKKNLTDRVHHPKLAVADGVFYIVTPEKSKLRVFRMSVDGYTLTSIAGMPVLGKDVSRNVQEAEQDEAYEEVMADDTANTIEKAGKVTGMFSDLLEALQEEKEDQELAEAGGFAVSGDTFYLEYKRGLFKWKPGEPEWVHTGLIDASEQNDDELDRGFQLAVSGKTIYVGKRDGHLFRSLDGGDTWRDLTPNLPLRFIRFNEIVFANSTVYVATDAGVLASQTGEDWRAITDKVGTHIVIDRLAVAGTEVYGAGDAGVYRLNSRNRWEKISPEVPDGVVALVINGKRLYVATEQRGMFHVSLETENDLLTQ
- a CDS encoding RNA polymerase sigma factor; translated protein: MKNDDVALIRRILAGDEIAFAELVKRYQKPVHTLAWRKIGDFHIAEDITQEVFLKVYQGLRTLKHPKQFSGWLYVITANLCATWLRKKRIQTQPLEDAERTMPQRDAYSRHVVEERTNTAAESQREVVKKLLAKLKESERTVMALHYLGEMTVEEISQFLGVSASTIKSRLRRARQRLQKEETMIREALDHFQISPNLTDNIMREVAHLKPAGPSGSKPLVPWAIAVSTLAVVVLMLGVSSRYLARFQKPYSFSAASEMKVELIDAPVVLNLESEPDDRTQFGNANAQGKNNGSDQQVNNAAPLDIETIITKMKHYDNSVISVTGHFVMEHHQDSGIGKKEYTLMFEGEKVQMEQEEGWPIIGYWDGERSWEGAKNRRMIFEFEIVPGKKKTELESIRQAFKHNGIDLADDVSLIDGDEPESFTLVENETGTTYFFWLEGETTLLVYDYHLEYSVRPQWLVPSNYDPRFWLTFPSLGSNNSYLSEPLWHLLEKYECEIIGSEVLNGEKTSVIRLNIPAWSTENFKKAAESYKLWISHDKGFRLVKSERAFTVENPTEWSPFKQGVTYIRTRTIEHHEYLPDVWFPKKIESSTVPKASPEQQNEADFIYKSVLLTKQCQLNTGVTAFLSLSLPPDTPVFDYGEGQPSSAGGVLNPKPKPDILTQYESDEQVYDPAPHDLQTVIAKMKHYDSAILSASGDFVIEHHIGSGIAKTQYALTFEGKKIRVEQKRDFPTLDKDLPLIKKLLPLVKIYDGERQWEIYKYKKLLFSVEITPDEEKTGIKAIRQAFKQQSIELAGDVRIVASEQPDSYTLIENQTGKSYFILWEADTTLKVYDLHHLEYGVWYQKNILSDFDPRYWLTYRSEDASAYLTEPLWQLLEKHESKLLGSESLNGEETSVIRLNLPKQSLKLWVSHNKGFRLVQLERAFIAKNPMGSVEWEHFKVGDIYVEKRKIDHHEYLPGVWFPKKIERYYAQITDPDPQRKNQVILKTVVHTKRCQLNTDVAGLLRLDLPSDAHVLGLKPEPDAPTAEKIAFLRQEIPRTLNLRLDMLKLVEELAEFHAKDPDLSLLRGQVYEESRKLIWIISNLGHRYNRLTNDDSAFESGGEFHDLMKQNGIGISRE